Part of the Syntrophorhabdaceae bacterium genome, AAAAGTGGCACCTATGTGAGAAAATCGCCTGCCCGCAAAGGGCAGGGCGCGTGACATACAAGGAGTTATCGGTGAAGGGAAAGGTATTGGCCGTCAATATCAGCGACAAAAAAGGTGAGAAAAAACATAACATAGGTCGATGCCTGCTCATTGAAGGAAAGGGGCTTGCTCGGGACGCCCACGCAGGTTTTATGCACAGACAGGTGAGCCTTCTCGGAAAAGAGAGTATCGAAAAAATCCGCGCAAAAGGCCTGGACGTGACATACGGCGATTTCGCCGAGAATCTGAGCACCGAGGGGATTGTTCTCTATGAGCTACCCATCGGGACTGAGATACGAGTTGGCGATCAGGTGCTTCTTAGAGTCAGCCAGATCGGCAAAGAGTGCCATACGCGATGCGCCATTTTTCAACAGGTGGGGGATTGCGTTATGCCGCGGGAAGGAATATTTGCCGAAGTGATGAGAGAAGGTGAGGTCAAGATCGGCGACGAGATAGA contains:
- a CDS encoding MOSC domain-containing protein translates to MKGKVLAVNISDKKGEKKHNIGRCLLIEGKGLARDAHAGFMHRQVSLLGKESIEKIRAKGLDVTYGDFAENLSTEGIVLYELPIGTEIRVGDQVLLRVSQIGKECHTRCAIFQQVGDCVMPREGIFAEVMREGEVKIGDEIEVLP